The genomic region CAATGATGGGATAATAATAAGGTCAGTTTTGGCTATGTCTATTATATCGGTGTGGGGGCGGGCAGTAAATAAGCCTCCAAAAAACTCTACCTCTTTTGATATGCCTGCCAGTTCAATTTTAAACACCTCGTCCCTGCCGCTGTCTTTCCAATATTTATTCGCTCTCATAAATATTTTATAAGTCCCAACAATGCTGCTGAGATTGTTATGACCGTCAGGTACTATTATGGTAAGGTGTTTCATAGGTTTTGAACAAAGGTGGTGATTTATGTTGTCCAAATCAACCCGCTTAATGGTCTGTTTTACACCCCTGTAAGGTTAATTGCAGTCACCATATTTGCAGTTGTTATAACAAACAACTTAACATCTATCACTATGAAAACACAAGATTTAACCTTTACACTTATTGTTGACCAAACACCCGAAGTAGTGTTTAATGCTGTTAATAACGTTCGCGGCTGGTGGTCTGAAACCCTTGAGGGCGATTCAGAAAAATTGAACGATGAATTCATATACCGTTACCAAGATATGCACTACTCAAAACAACGTTTGGTTGAAGTAGTGCCCAACCAAAAAGTGGTATGGTTGGTTTTGGATAGTTACCTAAGTTTTATTGAGGATAAAACCGAGTGGACAGGAACTAAAATCAGTTTTGAAATTACAAGGGAGCAAGACAAAACCCAATTGCTTTTTACTCACCACGGCCTTAACCCCGAGGTGGAATGTTATAATGCCTGTTTTGACGGTTGGAGCCATTACATAAAAGGCAGTTTGGTAGAACTGATTGCGAAAGGGGAGAAGGTAAGTTCTAACTAACATTATTGAGAATAAGCTATGGAAACAATGAATGCTGCATTTGGTGTGCAAGAAGTGGCCGCAAGGTTTAATGAACTGGCCATGCAAGAGAAATGGTTTGAGATACAAGACGAACTTTTTGCAGAGGACGTACGAAG from Bacteroidota bacterium harbors:
- a CDS encoding SRPBCC domain-containing protein, whose product is MKTQDLTFTLIVDQTPEVVFNAVNNVRGWWSETLEGDSEKLNDEFIYRYQDMHYSKQRLVEVVPNQKVVWLVLDSYLSFIEDKTEWTGTKISFEITREQDKTQLLFTHHGLNPEVECYNACFDGWSHYIKGSLVELIAKGEKVSSN